The proteins below are encoded in one region of Takifugu rubripes chromosome 1, fTakRub1.2, whole genome shotgun sequence:
- the gpr183a gene encoding G-protein coupled receptor 183-A → MSATMLSSSTSNSSGNSTCTILYDHREYARVLMPLFYSVMCFVGLLGNCLALHVIRPNLKKMNSTTLYSLNLVISDILFTLSLPLRIAYYALGFHWPLGEAACKISGLIFYINTYAGVNFMTCLSVDRFIAVVMPLRFAKLRKVSKVRYICLGVWLLVLAQTLPLLNMSMTNEEADGYITCMEYPSFETVDHIASILIGAVIVGYIVPVVTILVCYSILCYRLQFMAKNNHLTDKFGRSRKAIGVICCVSLVFVVCYSPYHIDILQYMLRKLVSDPGCTDLAAFQVSLHITVCLMNLNSCLDPFVYFFACKGYKRKLLKLLKLQVSMSFSSVARTSPDCSSKDVNDGTKIHLNSSIMGSERLAEMRALQHE, encoded by the coding sequence ATGTCTGCGACcatgctctcctcctccactagCAACAGCTCTGGGAACTCAACGTGCACCATCCTGTATGACCACCGGGAATATGCCAGGGTCCTCATGCCTCTATTCTACAGCGTCATGTGCTTTGTGGGACTGCTCGGCAACTGCCTCGCTCTGCACGTGATCCGTCCTAACCTGAAGAAGATGAACTCCACCACCCTGTACTCCCTCAACCTGGTCATCTCCGACATCCTCTTCacgctctctctgcctctgaggATCGCCTACTACGCCTTGGGTTTCCACTGGCCTCTGGGCGAAGCCGCGTGTAAGATCTCTGGCCTGATCTTTTACATCAACACCTACGCCGGAGTCAACTTCATGACCTGCCTCAGTGTGGACCGCTTCATCGCCGTGGTGATGCCTTTGCGCTTTGCCAAACTCAGGAAGGTCAGCAAGGTGCGCTACATTTGCCTGGGCGTGTGGCTGCTGGTCCTGGCGCAGACCCTGCCCCTGCTGAACATGTCCATGACCAACGAAGAGGCGGACGGATACATCACCTGTATGGAATACCCCAGCTTTGAGACGGTCGACCATATCGCCAGTATACTGATCGGGGCCGTCATCGTTGGTTACATCGTCCCCGTGGTGACCATCCTTGTGTGCTACTCCATCCTGTGCTACCGACTTCAGTTCATGGCCAAGAACAACCATTTGACAGACAAGTTTGGGCGGAGCCGCAAGGCCATCGGCGTGATCTGCTGCGTCTCCTTGGTGTTTGTCGTATGCTACAGCCCGTATCACATCGACATCCTGCAGTACATGCTCCGCAAGCTAGTGTCTGACCCTGGGTGCACCGACCTTGCGGCCTTTCAGGTGTCGCTGCACATCACCGTGTGTCTGATGAACCTCAACTCCTGCTTGGACCCTTTTGTCTACTTCTTTGCTTGCAAGGGCTACAAGAGAAAACTCCTGAAGCTGCTCAAGCTACAAGTCAGCATGTCCTTCTCCAGTGTGGCGAGGACCTCGCCCGACTGCTCCTCTAAGGATGTTAACGACGGCACCAAGATTCACCTCAACAGTTCCATCATGGGCAGTGAGAGACTGGCAGAAATGAGAGCCCTGCAGCATGAGTGA